A single bacterium DNA region contains:
- a CDS encoding GxxExxY protein produces the protein MEKWREDELTDKIISACINVHKELGPGFLESVYHNALRVELARQNLVTVQGVTKGKWRN, from the coding sequence ATGGAGAAATGGAGAGAAGATGAATTAACTGATAAAATCATTAGTGCTTGTATCAATGTTCACAAGGAGTTAGGTCCTGGTTTTTTAGAGAGTGTTTATCACAATGCTTTGAGAGTTGAACTTGCAAGACAAAATTTAGTAACCGTTCAGGGTGTAACGAAGGGGAAATGGAGAAATTAG